From one Catenuloplanes nepalensis genomic stretch:
- a CDS encoding helix-turn-helix transcriptional regulator encodes MTIRTMTPSWLVLDEQVARICDDLAAEPAGPLRLTLQAPGGYGKSALLSYLDGMLREHDVPVIDAWTDPLDDAGDDAVLLIDDAHLLDEGRLAALHPLLGGRRRLVLAYRPWPRPAGLTSLLTILRRERPPVLLGPFTPEQTARAVHAWTGGTPGGTLADRVHRLSGGVPGIAHRITAALAAGPDLTDTSLLQFRADLDHLDPDVRRLLLATAAGGALPIGVLAELLGRDPAAIDELLEAARATGLLAMDDTLVPAARQAVTALGPVAHRADLWQRLAALQLARGDGTLTVARSLLDAGIGGSGLAPAFQAGAEEALIAAPQVAARLFAAAAANGAPAGARHALATALGGDLDTALRLADRLVGAPGTGPVAENDRAAGAAVAAAVLAHRGQLAHSAERYRWSRTPTSRSFAALAARVTGAALTIEDGPVADGPPTLLTNAAAMMADGIEESIGGTPAAALATLVQAAALLEPAGPAVLLPDSPAALAALVALHDGELDAADAVLDRAVTAGMGSVLMARRHRLLAGWIRMFRGETAAAHDLLDAATTGGAPIQLRDGLFATALQIGLARRTGDLPEMHRGWAAARETVLRHPVDLLTLLPLGELTVAGARLGERAALDVPVRQALDLLDRLGRPPLWHATLHWYLLQAAVVGEDAGTAAVHADALAADAGATAHTAVLAAAARSWCRLLTGDIDPAETVAHARDLARTGLSWDAARLAGQAAARTADRRAMVTLLDTARLLQGRQPGPRADTPSEPTPTGQLSGREQEVAELVLAGLTYKEIGDRLFITPKTVEHHVARMRARLGAPNRAELLARLRATASRKAPE; translated from the coding sequence GTGACGATCCGCACCATGACACCGTCCTGGCTGGTGCTCGACGAGCAGGTCGCGCGGATCTGCGACGACCTCGCGGCCGAGCCGGCCGGCCCGCTGCGCCTCACCCTCCAGGCCCCCGGCGGGTACGGCAAGAGTGCGCTGCTGTCCTACCTGGACGGAATGCTGCGCGAGCACGACGTGCCGGTGATCGACGCCTGGACCGACCCGCTCGACGACGCCGGCGACGACGCGGTGCTGCTCATCGACGACGCCCACCTGCTCGACGAGGGCCGCCTCGCCGCGCTGCACCCGCTGCTCGGCGGACGCCGCCGGCTCGTCCTCGCCTACCGCCCGTGGCCGCGCCCGGCCGGCCTGACCTCACTGCTGACGATCCTGCGCCGGGAACGCCCGCCGGTGCTGCTCGGCCCGTTCACACCGGAGCAGACCGCGCGCGCCGTGCACGCCTGGACCGGCGGCACCCCCGGCGGGACCCTGGCCGACCGGGTGCACCGGCTCAGCGGCGGCGTCCCCGGCATCGCGCACCGGATCACCGCGGCCCTCGCGGCCGGCCCGGACCTGACCGACACGTCGCTGCTGCAGTTCCGCGCGGACCTCGACCACCTCGACCCGGACGTCCGCCGGCTGCTGCTGGCCACCGCGGCCGGCGGCGCGCTGCCGATCGGCGTGCTCGCGGAGCTGCTCGGCCGCGACCCGGCCGCGATCGACGAGCTGCTGGAGGCCGCGCGCGCCACCGGCCTGCTCGCGATGGACGACACGCTCGTCCCGGCCGCCCGGCAGGCCGTCACCGCGCTCGGCCCGGTCGCGCACCGCGCCGACCTGTGGCAGCGCCTCGCCGCGCTCCAGCTGGCCCGCGGCGACGGCACGCTCACCGTGGCCCGCTCACTGCTCGACGCCGGCATCGGCGGCAGCGGGCTCGCCCCCGCGTTCCAGGCCGGCGCGGAGGAGGCGCTGATCGCGGCACCCCAGGTCGCGGCGCGGCTGTTCGCTGCCGCGGCCGCGAACGGCGCACCCGCCGGCGCCCGGCACGCGCTCGCCACCGCGCTCGGCGGCGACCTGGACACCGCGCTGCGCCTCGCCGACCGGCTCGTCGGCGCGCCCGGCACCGGACCGGTCGCGGAGAACGACCGGGCCGCCGGCGCCGCGGTCGCGGCCGCCGTGCTCGCCCACCGCGGCCAGCTCGCGCACAGCGCCGAACGGTACCGGTGGTCGCGCACGCCCACCTCCCGCTCGTTCGCCGCGCTCGCCGCGCGGGTCACCGGCGCCGCACTCACCATCGAGGACGGTCCCGTCGCCGACGGGCCGCCCACGCTGCTGACCAACGCGGCCGCGATGATGGCCGACGGCATAGAAGAGAGCATCGGGGGTACGCCCGCGGCCGCGCTCGCCACGCTCGTGCAGGCCGCCGCGCTGCTCGAACCGGCCGGCCCGGCCGTGCTGCTGCCGGACAGCCCGGCCGCGCTCGCCGCACTGGTCGCGCTGCACGACGGCGAACTGGACGCGGCCGACGCCGTGCTCGACCGCGCGGTCACCGCCGGCATGGGCTCGGTGCTGATGGCCCGCCGACACCGGCTGCTGGCCGGCTGGATCCGGATGTTCCGCGGAGAGACCGCCGCCGCCCACGACCTGCTCGACGCGGCCACCACCGGCGGCGCGCCGATCCAGCTGCGTGACGGGCTGTTCGCCACCGCGCTGCAGATCGGGCTGGCCCGGCGCACCGGCGACCTGCCGGAGATGCACCGCGGCTGGGCCGCCGCCCGGGAGACCGTGCTGCGCCACCCGGTCGACCTGCTCACGCTGCTGCCGCTCGGCGAGCTCACGGTCGCGGGAGCGCGGCTCGGCGAGCGCGCGGCGCTCGACGTACCCGTGCGGCAGGCTCTTGATCTTCTGGATCGGCTCGGCCGGCCACCGCTGTGGCACGCCACGCTGCACTGGTACCTCCTCCAGGCGGCCGTGGTCGGCGAGGACGCCGGGACCGCGGCCGTGCACGCGGACGCGCTCGCCGCGGACGCCGGCGCCACCGCGCACACCGCCGTGCTCGCGGCCGCGGCCCGCAGCTGGTGCCGGCTGCTCACCGGCGACATCGACCCGGCCGAGACCGTCGCGCACGCCCGAGACCTGGCCCGCACCGGCCTGTCCTGGGACGCGGCCCGGCTCGCCGGACAGGCCGCCGCCCGCACCGCGGACCGGCGCGCCATGGTCACGCTGCTCGACACCGCCCGCCTGCTCCAGGGCCGCCAGCCCGGACCGCGCGCCGACACCCCGTCCGAGCCCACGCCGACCGGGCAGCTCTCCGGCCGTGAGCAGGAGGTCGCGGAGCTGGTGCTGGCCGGGCTCACCTACAAGGAGATCGGCGACCGGCTCTTTATCACGCCCAAGACCGTCGAGCACCACGTGGCCCGCATGCGCGCCCGGCTCGGCGCGCCCAACCGCGCGGAGCTGCTCGCCCGCCTGCGTGCCACGGCTTCACGAAAGGCGCCGGAATGA
- a CDS encoding sensor histidine kinase — MTKPALIILVPAGAGLIAYAAGNAVARADAGEAPFSLQIVFAAVLGVLVLVACAVVVWLARQVRAAAAYAEDLAAVRVPDLTRRVRAGEPVDPATVLPAPHGGPFAPLGAALHALACHAVDAVTAETISRDAQQLALRVGRDNQTLLHRQLTMLDEVESRQTDPDELARLFTIDHLAARMRRNVEKHLTLSGSTPARRWRKPVPMLDVLRAAAAEATDYHRVDVAPVSGPVLLGRALIDVTHLLAELIDNALLAAPGQQVRVVCTPMRGEVLITVRDLGPAIEPAALTAANELLRAPATATEEQRGHGLHVAARLAQRRGITVTLQTSPQGSTATVLIPADLLAAVPAAAGPSGGGPSGNPAGRTAAVPGARSRSLRGADVAR; from the coding sequence ATGACAAAGCCCGCCCTGATCATCCTCGTCCCGGCCGGTGCCGGCCTGATCGCCTACGCCGCCGGCAACGCGGTCGCCCGCGCCGACGCCGGCGAGGCGCCGTTCTCGCTCCAGATCGTCTTCGCGGCCGTCCTCGGTGTGCTCGTGCTCGTCGCCTGCGCGGTCGTGGTCTGGCTCGCCCGCCAGGTCCGCGCGGCCGCGGCCTACGCCGAGGACCTCGCCGCGGTACGCGTCCCCGACCTCACCCGCCGCGTGCGCGCCGGCGAGCCCGTCGACCCGGCGACCGTGCTGCCCGCACCGCACGGCGGGCCGTTCGCGCCGCTCGGCGCCGCGCTGCACGCGCTCGCCTGCCACGCGGTCGACGCGGTCACCGCGGAGACGATCAGCCGCGACGCCCAGCAGCTCGCACTGCGCGTCGGGCGGGACAACCAGACTCTGCTGCACCGGCAACTGACCATGCTGGACGAGGTGGAGAGCCGGCAGACCGACCCGGACGAGCTGGCCCGGCTCTTCACCATCGACCACCTCGCCGCCCGCATGCGCCGCAACGTGGAGAAACACCTCACGCTCTCCGGCAGCACGCCGGCCCGCCGCTGGCGCAAGCCGGTGCCGATGCTGGACGTGCTGCGCGCCGCGGCCGCGGAGGCCACCGACTACCACCGGGTCGACGTCGCCCCGGTCAGCGGCCCGGTGCTGCTCGGCCGCGCGCTGATCGACGTCACCCACCTGCTGGCCGAGCTGATCGACAACGCGCTGCTGGCCGCGCCCGGCCAGCAGGTGCGGGTGGTCTGCACGCCGATGCGCGGCGAGGTGCTGATCACGGTGCGCGACCTGGGGCCGGCCATCGAACCGGCCGCGCTGACCGCGGCGAACGAGCTGCTGCGTGCGCCGGCCACCGCCACGGAGGAGCAGCGCGGGCACGGCCTGCACGTGGCGGCGCGGCTGGCGCAGCGGCGGGGCATCACGGTCACGCTGCAGACGAGCCCGCAGGGCAGCACGGCCACGGTCCTGATCCCGGCGGACCTGCTGGCGGCGGTCCCGGCCGCGGCTGGTCCGTCCGGCGGCGGTCCGTCCGGCAACCCGGCCGGCCGGACCGCCGCCGTTCCCGGCGCCCGTTCCCGCTCGCTACGAGGCGCGGATGTCGCCCGATAG
- a CDS encoding DUF742 domain-containing protein, giving the protein MEEAWYDDAAGPVVRPYAVTRGRTRPAGDLDLVTLMITTGKGARGGRALPPEQREILRLCHSPHSVAEAAANAGLPLGTTRVLLGDLVTAGLVTAWEPPTTAPTEKLLRRVLVGLRAL; this is encoded by the coding sequence TTGGAGGAGGCCTGGTATGACGACGCGGCCGGTCCCGTGGTGCGGCCCTACGCGGTCACCCGCGGCCGCACCCGCCCGGCCGGCGACCTCGACCTGGTCACCCTCATGATCACCACCGGCAAGGGTGCGCGCGGCGGCCGCGCGCTCCCACCGGAACAACGCGAGATCCTCCGCCTGTGCCACAGCCCGCACTCCGTCGCCGAGGCCGCCGCCAACGCCGGCCTCCCGCTCGGCACCACCCGCGTCCTCCTCGGCGACCTGGTCACCGCCGGCCTCGTCACCGCCTGGGAACCGCCCACCACCGCCCCCACCGAAAAGCTCCTCCGCCGCGTCCTCGTCGGCCTCCGCGCGCTGTAG
- a CDS encoding GrpB family protein, which translates to MPHVASYDIAWAVRGVALAGEVRDALGPLALRVEHIGSTSVPGMAAKPIFDLQISVAVDLDAAATAFDAPLAALGLKRKPYEQDHVPAGRDDPPGLWVKRYWNRRVPGLDEINLHCRLAGSPNERLALLFRDWFRAHPAAVPAYARFKQQLAAVVDDIEVYTDLKDPVIDLIMVSAERWAAATGWRP; encoded by the coding sequence ATGCCGCACGTTGCCTCGTACGACATCGCGTGGGCGGTCCGGGGCGTTGCTCTCGCCGGGGAGGTCCGGGACGCGCTGGGGCCGCTCGCACTGCGGGTCGAGCACATCGGCAGCACGTCCGTACCCGGGATGGCGGCGAAGCCGATCTTTGATCTGCAGATCAGTGTCGCGGTGGACCTGGACGCCGCGGCGACCGCGTTCGACGCCCCGCTGGCCGCGCTCGGGCTGAAACGGAAGCCGTACGAGCAGGACCACGTGCCGGCCGGGCGGGACGATCCGCCGGGGCTATGGGTCAAGCGCTACTGGAACCGGCGGGTGCCGGGGTTGGACGAGATCAACCTGCACTGCCGGCTGGCCGGGTCGCCGAACGAGCGGCTGGCGCTGCTGTTCCGGGACTGGTTCCGCGCACATCCGGCGGCGGTCCCGGCATACGCGCGCTTCAAGCAGCAGCTGGCCGCGGTCGTCGACGACATCGAGGTTTACACCGATCTCAAGGACCCGGTGATCGACCTGATCATGGTGTCCGCGGAGCGGTGGGCGGCGGCTACCGGCTGGCGGCCGTGA
- a CDS encoding VOC family protein — MVHNHHAIDYVELTVTDLEAAKRFYGAAFGWRFNDYGPAYAGIRGPHDDAPEAGGLSATGEVRPGGPLVLLYSADLDATVDAVRAAGGRIVQGPYAFPGGRRFHFTDPSGNELGAWSER, encoded by the coding sequence ATGGTCCACAACCACCACGCGATCGACTACGTCGAGCTGACCGTCACCGACCTGGAGGCGGCGAAGCGCTTCTACGGTGCCGCGTTCGGCTGGCGGTTCAACGACTACGGCCCGGCCTACGCCGGCATCCGCGGCCCGCACGACGACGCCCCCGAGGCCGGCGGCCTGAGCGCCACCGGCGAGGTCCGCCCCGGCGGCCCGCTCGTCCTGCTCTACTCGGCCGACCTCGACGCCACCGTCGACGCGGTCCGCGCCGCCGGCGGCAGGATCGTCCAGGGCCCCTACGCCTTCCCCGGCGGCCGTCGCTTCCACTTCACCGACCCGAGCGGCAACGAACTCGGCGCCTGGTCCGAGCGCTGA
- a CDS encoding RidA family protein encodes MPKRIIATDRAAQPGGPYSQAVVAGDFVYLAGACPVHPDGTWIRDDFEAAARLAFTNLAAVAEAAGASLDQAVRVGVYLRDFADFPKMNEIYTEFLGTENLPARTTLPVPLEGFQIEIDAVLYTGA; translated from the coding sequence ATGCCGAAGCGCATCATCGCCACCGACAGGGCCGCGCAGCCCGGCGGCCCGTACTCCCAGGCCGTCGTGGCCGGCGACTTCGTCTACCTGGCCGGAGCCTGCCCGGTCCACCCGGACGGCACCTGGATCCGCGACGACTTCGAGGCCGCGGCCCGCCTGGCCTTCACGAACCTGGCCGCGGTCGCGGAGGCCGCCGGCGCGTCCCTCGACCAGGCGGTCCGGGTCGGCGTCTACCTGCGCGACTTCGCCGACTTCCCGAAGATGAACGAGATCTACACCGAGTTCCTCGGCACCGAGAACCTCCCGGCCCGCACCACGCTGCCGGTCCCGCTGGAGGGCTTCCAGATCGAGATCGACGCCGTCCTCTACACCGGCGCCTGA
- a CDS encoding amidohydrolase/deacetylase family metallohydrolase yields the protein MSGRTAGAAEAYPLDLVFTGGHVVDVGGDHVGTFDVGVRDGRIAAVAPSLDTAGAREVVDAHGKIVTPGLVDMHTHVHAGGGYWGIDPDPVAWYTGVTTWVDAGSAGAFTLGAFREAAARSRVRTASLLNISAVGLAGRTGEARDLAHCDVDLAISTIAAHRDLVRGVKVRMDRDTVGGNGLEPLRRGLAAASALGVPLMVHIGTSPPALSDVLALLRPGDLVTHCASAIAAGSTLAHPALTDSYRRGVLFDLGHGSGGFAFDVLDAQLQAGLVPHTLSSDLHARSLYGPVFDLPTTLTKMLALGMPLPDVIARATVIPATVLGLAAGTLAVGAPADIAVFTLRDGPFEVVDAHQQRRTATQRLVNEATYVGGRLLPARLPEPPPSWIPLTPAQRQALHERTFALRSLLTDPLVNADGLTEQFPRFPVA from the coding sequence GTGAGTGGCCGGACGGCAGGGGCTGCCGAGGCGTACCCGCTGGATCTGGTCTTCACCGGCGGGCACGTCGTGGACGTCGGCGGCGATCACGTCGGCACGTTCGACGTGGGCGTGCGCGACGGGCGGATCGCCGCGGTCGCGCCGTCCCTGGATACCGCGGGCGCGCGCGAGGTCGTCGACGCGCACGGGAAGATCGTCACGCCCGGTCTGGTCGACATGCACACGCACGTGCACGCGGGCGGCGGCTACTGGGGCATCGACCCGGACCCGGTCGCCTGGTACACCGGCGTGACCACCTGGGTGGACGCGGGCTCCGCGGGCGCGTTCACGCTCGGCGCGTTCCGCGAGGCGGCCGCGCGCAGCCGGGTGCGGACCGCGTCGCTCCTCAACATCTCCGCGGTCGGGCTGGCCGGGCGCACCGGCGAGGCGCGCGACCTCGCGCACTGCGACGTGGACCTGGCGATCTCCACCATCGCGGCGCACCGCGACCTGGTGCGCGGCGTGAAGGTCCGGATGGACCGGGACACGGTCGGCGGCAACGGCCTGGAGCCGCTGCGCCGCGGTCTGGCCGCCGCGTCCGCGCTCGGCGTGCCGCTCATGGTCCACATCGGCACGTCACCGCCCGCGCTCTCCGACGTGCTCGCGCTGCTCCGGCCGGGCGACCTGGTCACGCACTGTGCGAGCGCGATCGCGGCCGGATCCACGCTGGCCCATCCGGCGCTCACCGACTCGTACCGGCGTGGGGTGCTCTTCGATCTGGGTCATGGGTCCGGGGGTTTCGCCTTCGACGTGCTCGACGCGCAGCTGCAGGCCGGGCTGGTGCCGCACACGCTCAGCTCCGACCTGCACGCGCGCAGCCTCTACGGCCCGGTCTTCGACCTGCCGACGACGCTGACCAAGATGCTCGCGCTCGGCATGCCGCTGCCCGACGTGATCGCCCGCGCCACCGTGATCCCGGCGACCGTGCTCGGCCTGGCCGCGGGCACGCTCGCGGTCGGCGCGCCCGCGGACATCGCGGTGTTCACGCTGCGCGACGGCCCGTTCGAGGTGGTCGACGCGCACCAGCAGCGCCGGACCGCGACCCAGCGGCTGGTCAACGAGGCCACCTACGTCGGCGGGCGGCTGCTTCCGGCCCGCCTGCCGGAACCGCCGCCGTCCTGGATCCCGCTGACCCCGGCGCAACGCCAGGCGCTGCACGAGCGCACGTTCGCGCTGCGATCCCTGCTGACTGATCCGTTGGTCAATGCGGACGGACTGACCGAACAGTTCCCTCGATTTCCCGTTGCATAG
- a CDS encoding helix-turn-helix domain-containing protein produces MVIGLVIHTSHRARFDAAARTLTGATLEWIEYENEPEIRPRVGELLRRKRVDGLLLGPMPYARAREVIPNSLPVAVTRSAPLDLALAWGRALAAGIPATPVSIDTFGQDTIDEVADALGLPRTEIAGLPFDDSQTVATIVDFHRRAAAPLVISVRTGVIAAGIDGATVITAQPEIATIRAELHQLALRVKSKQADELRFAAGVFLVAPSSPDPDRARIGLMNLLLNTPEFADCWIENRDRRGVVVFAHRALFEAVTHRWVDLDVLSRAQETLGVRVVAGFGIGASARTCVALAERAAARAEQEPAPGAYLIEDSGLVIGPMGAGSTALTFTYRAHDAGLEDLAAEVGLSAGTLSRLAAIERGLAGRPVSPGELAASLGITDPSGRRLIRKLSERGLVVDEGSAQVSRKGRPTRLYRLAITAATTAGPTSAAGRTSAAGRTSAAGRTSAAGSAAAAGSAAVAGTGVAGAVRS; encoded by the coding sequence ATGGTCATCGGACTCGTGATCCACACGAGTCACCGGGCGCGGTTCGACGCGGCCGCGCGCACGCTGACCGGCGCCACGCTGGAGTGGATCGAGTACGAGAACGAGCCGGAGATCCGCCCGCGCGTCGGTGAGCTGCTGCGTCGCAAGCGGGTCGACGGGCTGCTGCTCGGCCCGATGCCGTACGCCCGGGCCCGCGAGGTCATCCCGAACAGCCTGCCGGTCGCGGTCACCCGCTCCGCCCCGCTCGACCTCGCGCTCGCCTGGGGCCGCGCGCTCGCCGCCGGCATCCCGGCCACGCCGGTCAGCATCGACACGTTCGGCCAGGACACGATCGACGAGGTCGCGGACGCGCTCGGCCTTCCCCGCACCGAGATCGCCGGCCTGCCGTTCGACGACTCGCAGACCGTCGCCACGATCGTCGACTTCCACCGCCGGGCCGCCGCGCCGCTGGTGATCAGCGTCCGCACCGGCGTGATCGCGGCCGGCATCGACGGCGCCACCGTGATCACCGCACAGCCGGAGATCGCCACCATCCGCGCGGAACTGCACCAGCTGGCGCTGCGGGTGAAGTCCAAGCAGGCCGACGAGCTGCGGTTCGCGGCCGGCGTGTTCCTGGTCGCGCCGAGCTCCCCCGACCCGGACCGCGCCCGAATAGGGCTGATGAACCTGCTGCTCAACACGCCCGAGTTCGCCGACTGCTGGATCGAGAACCGCGACCGGCGCGGCGTCGTCGTCTTCGCGCACCGCGCGCTGTTCGAGGCCGTCACCCACCGCTGGGTCGACCTGGACGTGCTGTCCAGAGCCCAAGAGACCCTGGGGGTACGGGTGGTGGCCGGCTTCGGCATCGGCGCGTCCGCCCGCACGTGCGTGGCGCTGGCCGAGCGAGCCGCCGCGCGCGCCGAGCAGGAGCCGGCCCCGGGTGCGTACCTGATCGAGGACTCCGGCCTGGTCATCGGCCCGATGGGCGCGGGCAGCACCGCGCTGACGTTCACCTACCGCGCGCACGACGCCGGCCTGGAGGACCTGGCCGCGGAGGTCGGGCTGAGCGCGGGCACGCTGTCCCGGCTCGCCGCGATCGAACGCGGCCTGGCCGGACGCCCGGTGTCGCCCGGCGAGCTGGCCGCGTCACTCGGCATCACCGACCCGAGCGGGCGGCGGCTGATCCGCAAGCTGAGCGAACGAGGGCTGGTCGTCGACGAGGGCAGCGCGCAGGTCAGCCGCAAGGGCCGGCCGACGCGCCTCTACCGGCTGGCGATCACGGCGGCGACCACCGCCGGCCCGACCTCCGCGGCCGGCCGGACCTCCGCGGCCGGCCGGACCTCCGCGGCCGGCCGGACCTCCGCGGCCGGATCGGCTGCCGCGGCCGGATCGGCTGCCGTCGCGGGGACCGGCGTGGCCGGTGCGGTGCGGTCGTGA
- a CDS encoding alanine racemase, with product MSVIDWRTKGFFVPGPPISDGDFIAAGHDLFGDAFTYPLMFARQAALDANVATMAAFCARHGLTFAPHIKTHMSPTLVRAQLDAGAWGVTVATANQALAAAAMGAPRILIANQVLDPTALRWAAAHDVTITVDSIEGAEIAAAAVSGQAVIGAAAGGAGGTLPVLVELGHDGGRTGARTLTDLLKVAEVIDARPGLRLAGVTAYEGGLPHADAIAAFLDRLRDAANALATLVDGDIVVSAGGSAWFDVVADRLRGQWIPGRTVIPLLRSGAYVSHDDGFYRERTPFNRLAGEGVLHAALGVWAQVLSTPEPGLALVGMGKRDAPYDEGLPEPQRIRSADGVAREAIGLRVTRMNDHHTYLETRGAHVVPGDLVLFGISHPCTAFDKWRALPVVDHDGRVSGVLRPYL from the coding sequence GTGAGCGTCATCGACTGGCGTACCAAGGGGTTCTTCGTTCCGGGGCCGCCGATATCCGACGGGGACTTCATCGCCGCAGGTCACGACCTGTTCGGCGATGCGTTCACGTACCCGCTGATGTTCGCCCGGCAGGCGGCGCTGGACGCGAACGTGGCGACCATGGCCGCGTTCTGCGCCCGGCACGGCCTCACGTTCGCGCCACACATCAAGACCCACATGAGCCCCACGCTGGTACGGGCACAACTCGACGCCGGCGCCTGGGGCGTCACGGTGGCCACGGCCAATCAGGCGCTGGCCGCGGCCGCGATGGGCGCGCCGCGGATCCTGATCGCCAACCAGGTCCTCGACCCGACCGCGCTGCGCTGGGCCGCCGCCCACGACGTCACGATCACCGTCGACTCGATCGAGGGTGCGGAGATCGCCGCGGCCGCGGTGTCCGGCCAGGCGGTCATCGGCGCGGCGGCCGGTGGCGCGGGCGGCACGCTGCCGGTGCTGGTCGAGCTGGGGCACGACGGTGGCCGGACCGGTGCCCGAACCCTCACCGACCTGCTCAAAGTTGCCGAGGTGATCGACGCACGCCCCGGCCTGCGGTTGGCCGGTGTCACCGCCTACGAGGGCGGACTGCCGCACGCCGACGCGATCGCCGCGTTCCTGGACCGGCTGCGCGACGCCGCGAACGCGCTGGCCACGCTGGTCGACGGCGACATCGTGGTCTCGGCCGGTGGCAGCGCCTGGTTCGACGTGGTCGCGGATCGCCTGCGGGGTCAGTGGATTCCCGGTCGCACGGTGATTCCGCTGCTGCGCTCCGGTGCGTATGTCAGCCACGACGACGGCTTCTACCGCGAGCGCACGCCGTTCAACCGGCTGGCCGGCGAGGGCGTGCTGCACGCGGCGCTGGGCGTCTGGGCGCAGGTGCTGTCCACGCCGGAGCCCGGCCTCGCGCTGGTCGGCATGGGCAAGCGGGACGCCCCCTACGACGAGGGGCTGCCCGAGCCGCAGCGGATCCGGAGCGCGGACGGCGTGGCTCGCGAGGCGATCGGCCTGCGCGTGACCAGGATGAACGACCACCACACCTACCTGGAGACGCGGGGCGCGCACGTCGTACCCGGTGATCTGGTCCTGTTCGGTATCTCGCACCCGTGCACCGCGTTCGACAAGTGGCGGGCGCTCCCCGTCGTTGATCATGACGGTCGCGTTTCCGGTGTGCTTCGGCCTTATTTGTGA
- a CDS encoding extracellular solute-binding protein: protein MKKRIAGVALAAALLTGCAPSTGTPESSGADEKTGTLRVWLFDEPNRAPKEAVIKAAIDEFQAAHSGVTVDVQYIAVETRGERFKGAFNDPASAPDVVEFGNTDIAEYVAAGGLADVTADIDGWAEGADLGADLRASATVDGKLYGLPWWVGVRALYYRTDVFTELGLKPPATMAELTSTAKTIREKKPELFGVAVGGKYTFGALPFVWANGGDITALNSAESRAGVTAYTDLLKDDNCPPQQCADLTGGKTVELFAGGKAGMAILGNFNRAAVEAGAAKGKYAVVPLPGTTAGSVAPAFAGGNNLGIMKNTQRKTLAADFLKLLGSKAYQLKMYEAMGNLPTLTAARTELAARDETLKPYLDTIAAGTRFVPVDPGWGAIDSQAVIPTMLQNIATGRSTVDAATDEAAAAVSAALEK from the coding sequence ATGAAGAAGCGGATAGCGGGCGTCGCCCTCGCCGCCGCGCTGCTGACCGGCTGCGCCCCCTCCACCGGCACGCCGGAGTCGTCCGGCGCCGACGAGAAGACCGGAACGCTGCGCGTCTGGCTCTTCGACGAGCCGAACCGCGCGCCCAAGGAAGCGGTCATCAAGGCCGCGATCGACGAGTTCCAGGCCGCGCACTCCGGTGTGACCGTCGACGTGCAGTACATCGCGGTCGAGACGCGCGGCGAGCGCTTCAAGGGCGCGTTCAACGACCCGGCCAGCGCACCCGACGTGGTCGAGTTCGGCAACACCGACATCGCGGAGTACGTGGCGGCCGGCGGCCTCGCGGACGTCACCGCGGACATCGACGGCTGGGCCGAGGGCGCCGACCTCGGTGCCGACCTGCGCGCCAGCGCCACCGTGGACGGCAAGCTCTACGGCCTGCCCTGGTGGGTCGGCGTGCGCGCGCTCTACTACCGCACCGACGTCTTCACCGAGCTGGGCCTGAAGCCGCCGGCCACGATGGCGGAGCTGACCAGCACCGCCAAGACCATCCGGGAGAAGAAGCCGGAGCTGTTCGGCGTCGCGGTCGGCGGGAAGTACACGTTCGGCGCGCTGCCGTTCGTGTGGGCCAACGGCGGCGACATCACGGCGCTGAACTCGGCGGAGTCCAGGGCCGGCGTCACCGCCTACACCGACCTGCTCAAGGACGACAACTGCCCGCCGCAGCAGTGCGCGGACCTGACCGGTGGCAAGACCGTCGAGCTGTTCGCCGGTGGCAAGGCCGGCATGGCGATCCTCGGCAACTTCAACCGCGCCGCGGTCGAGGCCGGAGCCGCGAAGGGAAAGTACGCGGTCGTTCCGCTGCCCGGCACCACGGCCGGCTCGGTCGCGCCCGCGTTCGCCGGTGGCAACAACCTCGGCATCATGAAGAACACGCAGCGCAAGACGCTGGCCGCGGACTTCCTCAAGCTGCTCGGCAGCAAGGCCTACCAGCTGAAGATGTACGAGGCGATGGGCAACCTGCCGACGCTGACCGCGGCCCGCACCGAGCTGGCCGCGCGGGACGAGACGCTCAAGCCGTACCTGGACACGATCGCGGCCGGCACCAGGTTCGTTCCGGTCGACCCGGGCTGGGGCGCGATCGACAGCCAGGCCGTCATCCCGACCATGCTGCAGAACATCGCGACCGGGCGCTCGACCGTGGACGCCGCGACCGACGAGGCCGCCGCCGCGGTGAGCGCGGCCCTGGAGAAGTAG